The Prosthecobacter dejongeii genome contains a region encoding:
- the rplU gene encoding 50S ribosomal protein L21: MAYAIFKTGGKQYRASVGDFVDVEKLEVAEGETSSFDQVLAAGAGADIKIGAPTVAGATVEFKVLKQFKAAKVTAFKFKKRKGYHLTKGHRQPLTRVQVVSINA; the protein is encoded by the coding sequence ATGGCATACGCAATCTTCAAAACAGGCGGTAAACAATACAGAGCTTCCGTGGGCGACTTCGTTGACGTGGAGAAGCTTGAAGTTGCTGAAGGCGAAACCTCTTCTTTCGACCAGGTGCTGGCAGCCGGTGCAGGCGCAGACATCAAAATCGGTGCTCCAACCGTCGCAGGTGCTACCGTTGAATTCAAAGTGTTGAAGCAGTTCAAGGCTGCCAAAGTCACCGCTTTCAAATTCAAGAAGCGTAAAGGTTACCATCTCACCAAAGGCCACCGCCAGCCGCTTACCCGCGTGCAAGTGGTCTCCATCAACGCGTAA
- a CDS encoding STAS domain-containing protein produces the protein MIAPSTILVGRIGKVFWLRVEGRGTFQNSVQVKKALQAVVANGTHDLVVDLERCPMMDSTFLGTLTGAALHLREKNGGSLSVLNANARNLQLLSDLGLDHIMDVDTQGSAWPEERELACAQLATCGEKGASCKLEHTQHVLQAHQNLADMSNTNEGRFRDVIHFLEKELEEQPELATS, from the coding sequence GTGATTGCTCCATCAACCATTCTTGTGGGCCGAATAGGCAAGGTTTTTTGGTTGCGAGTAGAAGGTCGTGGAACTTTCCAAAATTCAGTTCAGGTCAAAAAAGCCCTGCAAGCTGTCGTCGCCAACGGGACGCATGATCTCGTGGTGGATCTGGAACGATGTCCGATGATGGATTCCACGTTTCTCGGCACCCTCACTGGGGCGGCCCTCCACCTCCGGGAAAAAAATGGTGGTTCCCTGAGTGTTCTGAATGCAAATGCCAGAAATTTACAATTGCTGTCAGACCTAGGGCTGGATCACATCATGGATGTGGATACTCAAGGCAGCGCATGGCCTGAAGAACGCGAACTGGCCTGTGCCCAACTCGCCACTTGCGGGGAAAAAGGTGCCAGTTGCAAACTCGAGCATACCCAGCACGTGCTCCAGGCGCATCAAAACTTGGCGGATATGAGCAACACGAACGAAGGCCGCTTCCGCGATGTCATTCATTTTTTAGAGAAGGAGCTTGAGGAACAGCCAGAACTGGCCACCTCCTGA
- a CDS encoding pseudouridine synthase translates to MMRTGLARALSKLGHCSRSQGFNLIKAGHVTLNGRVCRDPEKPVQLDHDVIQVSGTPVAAAKHVYLMLNKPRGLVTTASDEEGRATVYECFKEAGLPHVSPVGRLDKASEGLLLFTNDNAWAHSITDPETHMEKTYHVQVACLVDGGLLERLRQGVMYEGVHLHLLHVSVLRTGVKNSWLAITLDEGRNRHIRRVLEANGIEVLRLMRVSIASLTLGELAKGSWRYLSPPEVKALRPKSK, encoded by the coding sequence ATGATGCGCACTGGACTGGCTCGCGCCCTATCCAAACTAGGGCACTGCTCTCGCAGCCAAGGTTTTAATCTCATCAAAGCGGGGCATGTGACTTTAAATGGTCGCGTTTGTCGCGATCCAGAAAAACCCGTGCAGTTGGATCATGACGTGATCCAGGTCAGTGGCACTCCCGTGGCTGCGGCCAAGCACGTCTATTTGATGCTGAACAAGCCTCGAGGACTCGTCACGACAGCCAGCGATGAAGAAGGGCGCGCCACGGTTTACGAGTGCTTTAAGGAGGCGGGGTTACCACATGTCTCTCCGGTCGGGCGGCTGGATAAAGCGAGTGAAGGTCTGCTGCTTTTTACCAATGATAATGCCTGGGCTCATAGCATCACAGATCCGGAAACACACATGGAAAAAACTTACCACGTCCAGGTCGCGTGTTTGGTGGATGGCGGCCTATTAGAGCGTTTGCGCCAGGGAGTGATGTATGAAGGAGTGCACCTGCACCTGCTGCATGTCTCGGTATTGCGCACAGGCGTGAAGAATAGTTGGTTAGCCATCACGTTGGATGAAGGGAGAAACCGTCATATTCGACGAGTTTTAGAGGCGAATGGAATCGAAGTACTCCGCCTCATGCGAGTCTCCATTGCTTCATTGACTTTAGGCGAACTTGCGAAGGGAAGTTGGCGGTATCTGAGCCCGCCTGAGGTCAAGGCGCTGCGACCCAAATCAAAATGA
- a CDS encoding glutaredoxin family protein — MSQPKITAYLKTYCGWSEGVRAIFRKYSLDFEEKDIIKNPAFRWEMEQKSGQPLSPCVEINGTMLPDISGEEVERWMLANNLLEKNETPPDAPIDSACTDAQHAAMAAGQVGKITFVN; from the coding sequence ATGAGCCAACCAAAAATCACCGCCTACCTGAAGACCTATTGCGGCTGGAGCGAAGGCGTGCGCGCCATCTTCCGCAAATACAGCCTCGACTTCGAAGAAAAGGACATCATCAAAAACCCTGCTTTCCGCTGGGAAATGGAACAGAAGAGCGGCCAGCCCCTGAGCCCCTGCGTGGAGATCAATGGCACCATGCTTCCTGACATCAGCGGTGAAGAAGTGGAGCGCTGGATGCTCGCCAACAACCTTCTGGAAAAGAACGAGACCCCACCGGATGCGCCGATTGATTCTGCCTGCACCGATGCCCAGCATGCCGCCATGGCCGCTGGCCAAGTGGGCAAAATCACCTTTGTGAACTGA
- a CDS encoding nucleotide exchange factor GrpE — translation MSEPSPSPETQPEIPESPVTVEAAEAPADGQPDATLSPLEVALAEVAQWKDLAYRNAAELDNFRKRTTREAQETRAFANADLLRSLFPILDNFEMGLEAARAESEKSMIFMGMNMVHRQITDFLREQGVQEVEALGKPFDPNLHDAVSQEITPGTAEGTILRVTRRGYKLKDRLLRAASVIVAGAPAPAETTPAA, via the coding sequence ATGTCCGAGCCGAGTCCCTCCCCCGAGACCCAGCCTGAAATCCCTGAGTCTCCCGTCACCGTCGAAGCTGCCGAAGCCCCAGCTGACGGCCAACCCGACGCCACTCTCAGCCCCCTCGAAGTCGCCCTGGCTGAAGTGGCCCAGTGGAAAGACCTCGCTTACCGCAATGCCGCAGAGCTGGATAACTTCCGCAAACGCACCACCCGCGAAGCCCAGGAAACCCGTGCTTTTGCCAATGCTGACCTGCTTCGCTCCCTGTTCCCCATCCTCGATAATTTCGAAATGGGTCTGGAAGCCGCCCGTGCGGAGTCCGAAAAATCCATGATCTTCATGGGCATGAACATGGTCCACCGCCAAATCACCGATTTCCTCCGTGAGCAAGGCGTGCAGGAAGTCGAAGCTTTGGGCAAACCTTTTGACCCCAACCTTCACGATGCCGTCTCCCAGGAAATCACTCCTGGAACCGCTGAAGGCACCATCCTGCGGGTCACCCGGCGTGGCTACAAGCTCAAGGATCGCCTCCTCCGCGCCGCCAGTGTCATCGTCGCAGGCGCACCTGCCCCAGCTGAAACCACCCCGGCAGCGTAA
- a CDS encoding PP2C family protein-serine/threonine phosphatase, which produces MTIIIITVLSLLLTGCLAALVIISKKKNKAILDLLKEEQAIVEEERRMFGFLHDLGEAITREDSQSTMYRLIVEGAMRVLESNGGALYLLDPTGKSLVPRFHSDHSAPLIDLPERIAAMGKANASALLSFLRLHSLRPEEGIVGSVFTHQKPEIIEDLRKDPRLSHPSSFQNNITTLIGPLSFGPQKLGVLAVTAPKGVRTYNDNDFEVFKSIVEQSAFALANAMAHQAASEKKQIEAELRAASEIQRILLPENDPILQGYTIAGRNIPAKVLSGDYYDYIPLSGNRHGVVIADVSGKGTAAAIITAMCRSILRSNAESSPSPAAVLSAVNRQLAPDIREDMFISMIYLVFDAETDQITLARAGHTLPLIWRKATGKVESLHSGGLAVGIDKGDVFERVTKDLTFQMQPGDCLLLYTDGVNEALDGKGLEFGEERIHTTLATLAPQGAKAIIDGIIADVDKFLGGKRSHDDITLIALQKAA; this is translated from the coding sequence ATGACCATCATCATCATCACCGTGCTGAGTCTGTTGCTGACAGGCTGCCTCGCTGCTTTGGTGATCATCTCAAAGAAAAAAAACAAGGCTATTCTCGACCTGCTCAAAGAGGAACAGGCCATCGTGGAAGAAGAGCGCCGCATGTTCGGCTTTCTCCATGATCTGGGTGAGGCCATCACCCGAGAGGACAGCCAGTCCACCATGTACCGACTCATCGTCGAAGGTGCCATGCGAGTTTTGGAAAGCAATGGGGGGGCTCTTTACCTTCTCGATCCAACCGGAAAATCCCTGGTTCCCCGCTTTCATTCAGACCATTCTGCCCCTTTGATTGACCTGCCAGAGCGCATCGCTGCCATGGGCAAAGCCAATGCTTCTGCCCTCCTGAGTTTTCTTCGACTTCATTCTTTACGCCCCGAGGAAGGCATCGTGGGCAGTGTGTTCACCCATCAGAAACCGGAAATCATTGAGGATCTACGCAAAGACCCACGATTAAGCCATCCCAGCAGCTTTCAAAACAACATCACCACCCTCATCGGCCCGTTGAGCTTCGGTCCGCAAAAGTTGGGAGTCCTGGCCGTGACAGCCCCGAAGGGTGTGCGAACTTACAACGACAACGATTTTGAGGTCTTCAAGTCCATCGTCGAACAGTCTGCCTTTGCTCTGGCCAATGCCATGGCACATCAGGCCGCCTCAGAGAAAAAACAAATCGAGGCTGAACTCCGCGCCGCCAGTGAGATCCAGCGCATCCTCCTGCCAGAAAATGACCCCATTCTCCAGGGTTACACGATCGCCGGCCGTAACATCCCCGCCAAAGTTCTAAGTGGCGACTATTATGACTACATTCCTCTATCAGGGAACCGTCATGGAGTGGTCATTGCAGACGTCTCGGGCAAAGGCACCGCCGCAGCCATCATCACCGCCATGTGTCGCAGCATCTTGCGCAGCAATGCGGAAAGCAGCCCCTCCCCTGCGGCTGTCCTCAGCGCCGTGAATCGGCAGCTCGCTCCAGACATCCGGGAAGACATGTTCATCAGCATGATCTACCTCGTCTTTGATGCCGAGACGGACCAGATCACCCTCGCCCGCGCTGGGCATACCCTTCCGCTCATTTGGCGCAAGGCCACCGGCAAGGTCGAAAGCCTGCACAGCGGCGGCTTAGCCGTGGGGATTGATAAAGGGGACGTCTTTGAGCGTGTCACTAAAGACCTGACTTTCCAAATGCAGCCAGGCGATTGCCTCCTCCTCTACACGGATGGCGTCAATGAAGCCCTGGATGGTAAGGGCCTCGAATTTGGCGAGGAGCGCATCCACACTACCCTCGCCACCCTGGCCCCTCAAGGAGCTAAAGCCATCATTGATGGCATCATCGCCGATGTGGACAAGTTTTTGGGAGGCAAACGCTCCCACGATGACATCACCTTGATTGCCCTGCAGAAGGCGGCATAA
- the dnaJ gene encoding molecular chaperone DnaJ → MADKRDYYEVLGVSKDVSADELKKAYRKLAVKFHPDKNPGDKTAEDKFKEVGEAYDILSDDQKRAAYDRYGHGAFAGGMGGPSGGGGGGFHDPFDIFREVFGGGGGGNAGGIFESFFGGGGGGGRQRKDGPQRGSDLRYGLEISLEEAATGCEREIEYERLNSCKTCSGSGSASGGGKKTCRTCGGVGQVISSRGFFQIQQTCPDCSGSGEVISDPCKTCSGSGRSKERTKIRVKIPAGIEDGSRLRSGGNGDYGSKGGPAGDLYIVVQVRQHDIFEREGDDLHCQMPLSFATATLGGETTVPTLEGKANLKVPAGTQNGTTFRLRGKGLKTLGEDHHGDLYVHVQIAVPTKLTSEQKTHLEAFAKSFGETPSSTMEQSFFDKAKKFFK, encoded by the coding sequence ATGGCAGACAAACGCGATTATTACGAGGTATTGGGCGTCTCCAAAGACGTCTCTGCCGATGAACTGAAAAAAGCCTACCGCAAGCTGGCCGTCAAATTTCACCCGGACAAAAACCCCGGTGACAAGACCGCTGAAGACAAGTTCAAAGAGGTAGGCGAAGCCTACGACATTCTCAGCGACGACCAAAAGCGCGCTGCCTATGACCGCTATGGTCACGGAGCCTTTGCGGGTGGCATGGGCGGCCCCAGCGGCGGCGGGGGGGGCGGTTTCCACGATCCCTTTGACATCTTCCGCGAAGTCTTCGGCGGTGGCGGCGGCGGAAACGCAGGCGGCATCTTCGAAAGCTTCTTTGGCGGTGGCGGGGGTGGTGGACGCCAGCGCAAAGATGGCCCCCAGCGCGGTAGCGACCTCCGCTATGGCCTGGAAATCTCCCTTGAAGAAGCCGCCACAGGTTGCGAGCGCGAGATTGAGTACGAGCGCCTCAACAGTTGCAAAACCTGCTCCGGCAGCGGTTCCGCCAGTGGTGGGGGTAAAAAGACCTGCCGCACTTGCGGTGGCGTGGGTCAGGTCATCTCCTCCCGTGGTTTCTTCCAGATCCAGCAGACCTGCCCAGACTGCAGCGGCTCTGGCGAGGTCATCAGCGACCCGTGCAAGACCTGCTCCGGCAGCGGCCGTTCGAAAGAACGCACCAAAATTCGTGTGAAAATCCCGGCAGGTATTGAGGACGGCTCCCGTCTCCGCTCCGGTGGTAATGGCGACTACGGCAGCAAAGGCGGACCGGCAGGGGATCTCTACATCGTCGTGCAGGTGCGCCAGCACGATATCTTCGAGCGTGAAGGTGACGACCTCCACTGCCAGATGCCTCTTAGCTTTGCCACGGCCACCCTGGGTGGCGAGACCACCGTCCCCACCCTGGAAGGCAAGGCCAACCTGAAAGTGCCCGCTGGCACCCAAAATGGTACCACCTTTCGCCTCCGGGGCAAAGGCCTCAAAACCCTGGGAGAAGACCACCACGGCGACCTCTACGTACACGTGCAAATCGCTGTGCCGACCAAACTGACGTCTGAACAAAAGACCCATCTGGAAGCCTTCGCTAAATCCTTCGGCGAGACGCCCTCCTCCACCATGGAGCAGAGCTTCTTTGATAAGGCCAAAAAGTTCTTCAAATAA
- the rpmA gene encoding 50S ribosomal protein L27, protein MAHKKGQGSVKNGRDSNSKRLGVKKYGGESVISGNIIIRQRGTKWVPGANVGIGRDHTLFALVAGRVRFDKDGRRVNIDEAALQA, encoded by the coding sequence ATGGCTCATAAGAAAGGTCAAGGAAGTGTCAAGAACGGACGCGACAGCAACAGCAAGCGTCTCGGTGTTAAAAAATACGGTGGTGAGAGCGTCATCTCCGGCAATATCATCATCCGTCAGCGTGGTACCAAATGGGTTCCAGGCGCTAATGTTGGCATCGGCCGTGACCACACCCTTTTCGCCCTAGTCGCTGGGCGTGTTCGTTTCGACAAAGATGGTCGTCGGGTCAACATTGATGAGGCTGCTCTTCAGGCCTAA